From one Bacteroides fragilis NCTC 9343 genomic stretch:
- a CDS encoding TrkH family potassium uptake protein has product MKIYHKFFLYQNKLLQPYVRLLLRLMAIITYLASIMLIVGVIYEHGFTLSAHEVTKIHLLYKTVWIIFLIDVTLHILLEYRDTKKNFRKLAWILSWLLYLTLIPVIFHRPEEGGAILHLWEFLHGYFYHIVLLLLFSLLNLSNGLVRLLGRRTNPSLILAASFLVIILIGAGLLMLPRCTVDGVTLSWVDALFTSTSAVCVTGLVPVDVSATFTPAGLTVIILLIQIGGLGVMTLTSFFAMFFMGNTSLYNQLVVRDMVSSNSLGSLLSTLLYILGFTLVIEGVGMLSIWFSIHGTLGMDVQDELAFSAFHSISAFCNAGFSTLPGNLGNPMVMTNHNWLYITVSLLIIFGGIGFPILVNFKDIIVYHARRFWRLIRTRQWDNHRVHHLFNLNTKIVLIMTVLLLVFGTVAIAIFEWNHSFAGMSIADKWTQAFFNATCPRTAGFSSVDLTSLSIQTIMLYIVLMWIGGAAQSTAGGVKVNAFAVASLNLIAVLRGTERVEVFGRELSHDSIRRSNAAVVVSLGILFVFIFILSILEPKMSIMTLTFECVSALSTVGSSLNATPLLCDESKLLVSLLMFIGRVGFITLVLGIVKQKKNTKYRYPSDNIIIN; this is encoded by the coding sequence ATGAAGATTTATCATAAATTCTTTTTATATCAGAATAAATTATTGCAGCCTTACGTACGACTTTTGTTACGATTAATGGCAATCATCACCTATCTGGCCTCCATTATGCTGATAGTGGGAGTGATCTATGAACATGGCTTTACGCTCTCTGCACATGAAGTTACGAAAATACATCTTCTCTATAAGACGGTCTGGATTATATTCTTGATTGATGTCACCCTGCATATATTACTTGAATACAGGGATACGAAAAAGAATTTCCGGAAACTTGCCTGGATACTGAGTTGGTTGTTATATCTGACTCTGATACCGGTCATTTTTCATCGTCCCGAAGAAGGAGGGGCTATCTTGCATTTGTGGGAGTTCCTACACGGCTACTTTTATCACATTGTCCTGCTGTTACTTTTTTCTCTTTTGAATTTATCGAACGGATTGGTACGCCTTTTAGGAAGGCGGACGAATCCTTCTCTGATTTTGGCTGCCAGCTTTCTGGTGATTATTTTAATCGGAGCGGGATTGTTGATGTTGCCTCGTTGTACAGTAGACGGTGTTACATTATCGTGGGTCGATGCACTGTTTACTTCTACCAGTGCCGTATGTGTAACAGGGCTGGTACCTGTTGATGTGTCTGCCACCTTTACTCCGGCGGGACTGACAGTGATCATATTGCTGATTCAGATCGGCGGTTTGGGAGTCATGACTCTGACCAGTTTCTTTGCTATGTTCTTCATGGGAAATACTTCTCTGTACAATCAGTTAGTGGTACGTGATATGGTAAGTTCCAATTCGTTGGGGTCATTACTTTCTACCTTATTATATATTTTAGGTTTCACTCTGGTGATTGAGGGAGTCGGTATGCTTTCTATCTGGTTCAGTATTCATGGTACACTGGGGATGGATGTACAGGATGAACTGGCTTTTTCTGCCTTCCACTCTATTTCTGCTTTCTGTAATGCCGGATTTTCTACATTGCCGGGTAATTTGGGTAATCCGATGGTAATGACTAATCATAATTGGCTTTATATAACCGTGTCGCTCCTGATCATTTTTGGGGGAATCGGTTTCCCGATTCTTGTTAATTTCAAAGATATTATTGTTTACCATGCCCGTCGCTTCTGGCGTTTGATTCGTACCCGTCAATGGGACAATCACCGGGTGCACCATTTATTTAACCTGAATACCAAGATTGTTCTGATAATGACTGTCTTATTGCTTGTTTTCGGCACGGTGGCCATTGCAATTTTTGAGTGGAATCATTCGTTTGCCGGTATGTCGATTGCTGATAAGTGGACACAGGCTTTCTTTAATGCCACTTGTCCCCGAACGGCCGGATTCAGCAGTGTCGATTTGACTTCACTCAGTATACAGACCATTATGCTTTATATTGTTCTGATGTGGATTGGTGGTGCGGCACAGTCTACGGCCGGTGGTGTGAAAGTAAATGCGTTTGCCGTGGCCTCACTCAACTTGATTGCGGTTTTGAGAGGAACAGAGAGAGTAGAGGTTTTCGGTCGTGAATTGTCGCACGATTCTATTCGTCGCTCCAATGCGGCTGTGGTTGTTTCATTAGGAATCTTGTTTGTATTTATATTTATTTTAAGTATACTGGAGCCTAAGATGTCTATCATGACTCTGACCTTTGAATGTGTGTCGGCTCTCAGTACGGTTGGTTCCAGTCTGAATGCGACTCCTTTGCTGTGTGATGAAAGTAAATTGCTGGTATCATTGCTTATGTTTATCGGCCGTGTGGGATTTATTACACTGGTACTGGGCATTGTGAAACAGAAAAAGAATACGAAATACCGTTATCCGAGCGATAACATTATCATAAACTAA
- a CDS encoding potassium channel family protein: protein MKYIIIGLGNYGHVLAEELSTLGHEVIGADLDEGRVDSIKDKIATAFVIDATDEQSLSVLPLNSVDMVIVAIGENFGASIRVVAMLKQKQVKHIYARAIDGVHKAVLEAFGLEKILTPEEDAARSLVQLLDFGTKMETFRVDSEYYVVKFNVPEKFVGYFVNELNLDEEFNLKLIGLKRSNTIKNCLGISLVEHKVVNELPEDAKIRPDDVLVCYGKYSDFQKLWKAL, encoded by the coding sequence ATGAAATACATTATTATTGGTCTTGGAAATTACGGTCATGTGTTGGCCGAAGAACTTTCTACCTTAGGGCACGAGGTGATAGGGGCTGATTTGGATGAAGGGCGGGTAGATAGCATAAAAGATAAGATTGCCACCGCCTTTGTGATCGATGCGACGGACGAGCAGTCTCTTTCCGTCCTGCCTCTCAACAGTGTTGATATGGTGATTGTCGCTATCGGTGAAAATTTCGGAGCTTCAATTCGTGTGGTGGCTATGTTGAAGCAAAAGCAGGTAAAGCATATTTATGCACGTGCCATTGATGGGGTTCACAAAGCGGTACTTGAGGCTTTTGGGTTGGAGAAGATTTTGACTCCGGAGGAAGATGCGGCTCGGAGTTTGGTGCAGCTATTGGATTTTGGTACAAAGATGGAAACCTTTCGGGTAGACTCGGAATATTATGTGGTTAAGTTCAATGTTCCCGAGAAGTTTGTCGGCTATTTTGTTAACGAGCTGAATTTAGATGAAGAATTCAATTTGAAGTTGATCGGATTGAAGCGTTCCAATACGATCAAGAATTGCCTGGGCATTTCTTTGGTGGAGCACAAGGTTGTAAACGAATTGCCGGAGGATGCCAAGATACGTCCGGATGACGTATTGGTGTGCTATGGTAAATATAGTGATTTTCAGAAATTGTGGAAGGCGTTGTGA
- a CDS encoding RNA polymerase sigma-70 factor — MKKDGFSEIYDIYFPKLLRFTRTYLISEDESENIVQEIFIYLWEHRDIIETLQNLNAYLFTLAKNRCIDYFRKEMVREVRKGSLSEIENRELQLKLYSLEAFDNDRLSDADIEEILNNAINRLPERCREIFIMSRLQNLRYKEIAEKLNVSPNTVENQIVIALRKLKEDLKDYFPLFIFII, encoded by the coding sequence ATGAAAAAAGACGGTTTCTCTGAAATTTATGATATTTATTTTCCGAAGTTGCTGCGTTTTACCAGGACGTATCTGATTTCGGAAGATGAATCGGAGAATATTGTCCAAGAAATCTTTATTTATTTGTGGGAACACAGAGATATCATTGAGACTCTTCAGAATCTGAATGCCTATCTGTTTACGTTAGCAAAAAATCGTTGTATAGACTATTTTCGTAAGGAGATGGTCCGTGAAGTTCGTAAAGGTTCGCTTTCGGAAATAGAGAACAGAGAACTTCAATTGAAACTGTATTCATTGGAAGCATTTGATAATGATCGTCTTTCGGATGCCGATATTGAAGAAATACTGAATAATGCCATCAATCGTTTACCGGAGAGGTGCCGTGAAATATTTATTATGAGCCGTTTGCAAAATCTCCGTTATAAAGAGATAGCTGAAAAGTTGAATGTTTCTCCAAATACGGTTGAAAATCAGATTGTCATAGCGTTGCGTAAATTAAAAGAAGACTTGAAAGACTACTTTCCCCTCTTTATTTTCATTATCTGA
- a CDS encoding TrpB-like pyridoxal phosphate-dependent enzyme, with product MSDKKKRYMLPEEEIPHYWYNIQADMVNKPMPPLHPGTKQPLKAEDLYPIFAEELCRQELNQTDQWIEIPEEVREMYKYYRSTPLVRAYGLEKALGTPAHIYFKNESVSPMGSHKLNSAIPQAYYCKKEGVQNVTTETGAGQWGASLAYAAKLFGLEAAVYQVKISYEQKPYRRSIMQTYGAQVTPSPSMSTRAGKDILTAHPNHQGSLGTAISEAIELAQTTPNCKYTLGSVLSHVTLHQTVIGLEAEKQMAMAGEYPDMVIACFGGGSNFGGIAFPFMRHNILEGKKTRFIAAEPASCPKLTRGKFQYDFGDEAGYTPLLPMFTLGHNFAPANIHAGGLRYHGAGVIVSQLLKDKLMEAVDISQLESFEAGCLFAQVEGIIPAPESCHAIAATIREANKCKESGEEKVILFNLSGHGLIDMASYDKYLSGDLVNYSLTDDDIQKNLDEIGNLA from the coding sequence ATGAGCGACAAGAAAAAAAGGTACATGCTGCCTGAAGAAGAAATTCCACACTATTGGTACAACATACAAGCCGACATGGTGAACAAACCGATGCCTCCGTTGCATCCGGGAACCAAACAGCCATTAAAGGCAGAAGACCTGTATCCGATCTTCGCAGAAGAACTTTGCCGTCAGGAGCTGAACCAGACTGACCAATGGATCGAAATACCGGAAGAAGTTCGTGAAATGTATAAATATTACCGTAGTACTCCATTGGTTCGTGCCTATGGTTTGGAAAAAGCATTGGGTACGCCGGCACATATCTATTTCAAGAATGAAAGTGTCAGCCCGATGGGTTCACACAAATTAAATTCCGCCATCCCTCAAGCTTATTATTGCAAAAAAGAAGGCGTACAAAACGTAACAACTGAAACCGGAGCAGGACAATGGGGAGCCTCTTTGGCCTATGCCGCTAAACTCTTCGGTCTGGAAGCAGCCGTCTATCAGGTAAAGATCAGCTATGAACAGAAACCTTACCGCCGCAGTATCATGCAGACTTATGGTGCCCAAGTGACCCCATCCCCTTCAATGTCAACCCGTGCAGGAAAAGATATCCTGACTGCACACCCCAATCATCAGGGATCATTAGGGACCGCCATCTCCGAGGCAATCGAACTGGCACAAACCACTCCTAACTGCAAATATACATTAGGTTCCGTTTTGAGCCATGTCACCCTTCACCAGACAGTGATCGGTCTGGAAGCCGAAAAGCAGATGGCAATGGCTGGCGAATATCCTGATATGGTGATTGCCTGCTTTGGTGGCGGCTCCAACTTCGGTGGTATCGCATTCCCTTTCATGCGTCACAACATACTTGAAGGTAAAAAGACACGTTTCATCGCTGCCGAACCGGCATCTTGCCCGAAACTTACCCGAGGCAAGTTCCAGTACGACTTCGGTGATGAAGCCGGATATACTCCACTGTTGCCTATGTTCACATTAGGACATAACTTTGCCCCGGCCAATATCCATGCAGGCGGACTTCGTTATCACGGTGCCGGAGTAATCGTTTCGCAACTCCTGAAAGACAAACTGATGGAAGCAGTAGATATCAGTCAGTTGGAATCATTCGAAGCAGGATGCCTGTTCGCACAAGTTGAGGGAATCATCCCTGCTCCTGAATCATGTCACGCCATTGCAGCCACCATCCGTGAAGCCAATAAGTGCAAAGAAAGCGGAGAAGAGAAAGTAATACTGTTCAATCTGTCCGGCCACGGACTGATCGATATGGCTTCATATGACAAATATCTGTCCGGCGACTTGGTAAACTATTCGCTTACAGACGATGATATCCAAAAGAATCTGGACGAAATAGGAAACTTAGCTTAA
- the nfo gene encoding deoxyribonuclease IV, with protein sequence MKYIGAHVSASGGVEFAPVNAHEIGANAFALFTKNQRQWVSKPLTEDSIRLFKENCEKFGFAPEYILPHDSYLINLGHPEEEGLTKSRAAFLDEMQRCEQLGLKLLNFHPGSHLNKISVEECLDRIAESINLALEKTKGVTAVIENTAGQGSNLGNEFWQLKYIIDRVEDKSRVGVCLDTCHTFTAGYDFLNDYDDVFGEFGEVVGFEYLRGMHLNDSKKELGSRVDRHDSIGKGLIGFAFFEKLMKDPRFDNMPLILETIDETLWPEEIAWLREQTQ encoded by the coding sequence ATGAAATATATCGGAGCACATGTCAGTGCATCGGGAGGAGTAGAGTTTGCTCCTGTTAATGCACATGAGATCGGGGCCAATGCGTTCGCCCTCTTCACAAAAAATCAACGCCAGTGGGTCAGTAAGCCTCTAACTGAAGATAGTATTCGTCTATTCAAAGAAAATTGTGAGAAGTTCGGTTTTGCCCCCGAATACATTCTCCCACATGACAGTTATCTGATCAATCTGGGACATCCTGAAGAAGAAGGATTAACTAAAAGTAGGGCTGCTTTCCTTGACGAAATGCAACGCTGCGAACAACTGGGATTAAAATTACTGAACTTCCATCCGGGAAGCCATCTCAACAAGATATCGGTAGAGGAATGTCTGGACCGAATTGCAGAAAGTATCAATCTGGCTTTGGAAAAGACCAAAGGAGTAACCGCTGTTATTGAAAACACGGCAGGACAGGGAAGTAACCTGGGAAATGAATTCTGGCAGTTGAAATACATCATCGACCGCGTGGAAGATAAAAGCCGTGTAGGAGTGTGCCTGGACACCTGCCACACCTTTACAGCCGGTTATGACTTTCTGAATGATTATGATGACGTATTCGGAGAATTCGGTGAAGTGGTCGGATTTGAATATCTGCGGGGAATGCATCTCAACGATTCAAAAAAAGAATTGGGAAGTCGTGTAGACCGTCACGACAGCATCGGTAAGGGATTAATCGGTTTCGCTTTCTTTGAGAAGCTAATGAAAGATCCCCGTTTCGACAACATGCCGTTGATTCTGGAGACTATCGACGAAACACTGTGGCCCGAAGAAATAGCCTGGCTGAGAGAACAAACTCAATAA
- a CDS encoding glycoside hydrolase family 43 protein has protein sequence MKHLVICIALLTVGACCFAQQKKVASHKAASGNPVFQGWYADPEGIIYDDTYWIFPTWSDLYENQTFFDCFSSKDLVNWTKHASVLDTTAVKWAKKAMWAPSVIRKNGKYYIFFGANDVHEGEIGGIGVAVSDRPEGPYKDLLGKPLINEIVNGAQPIDQFVYNDNGHYYMYYGGWGHCNVVQLNDDFTGLVPFEDGTVYKEVTPENYVEGPFMFKKDGKYYFMWSEGGWGGPDYSVAYAISDSPFGPFKRVAKILQQDPSVATSAGHHSLLHAPGTDDYYIVYHRRPLNDNARDHRVTCIDKMTFDKDGFINPVKMTFEGVPAQKIKKSKKK, from the coding sequence ATGAAACACTTAGTTATTTGCATCGCTCTGTTGACAGTCGGTGCTTGCTGCTTTGCTCAGCAAAAGAAAGTGGCTTCTCATAAAGCCGCAAGTGGGAACCCTGTATTTCAAGGATGGTATGCTGATCCGGAAGGTATCATTTATGATGATACTTATTGGATTTTTCCAACTTGGAGTGATCTTTACGAAAATCAGACTTTTTTCGATTGTTTCTCTTCCAAAGATCTTGTGAATTGGACGAAACATGCTTCAGTTTTGGACACTACTGCCGTAAAATGGGCTAAGAAAGCGATGTGGGCTCCTTCGGTAATCAGAAAGAATGGGAAATATTATATCTTCTTTGGAGCGAATGACGTTCATGAAGGAGAGATTGGCGGTATTGGCGTAGCGGTTAGCGATCGTCCTGAAGGACCTTATAAAGATTTATTGGGTAAGCCGTTGATTAATGAAATAGTGAATGGAGCGCAACCGATCGATCAGTTTGTATACAATGATAATGGACATTATTATATGTATTATGGTGGTTGGGGGCATTGCAATGTTGTACAGTTGAACGATGATTTTACAGGGCTCGTTCCTTTTGAAGATGGCACTGTCTATAAAGAAGTGACTCCGGAGAACTATGTTGAAGGTCCGTTTATGTTCAAGAAAGACGGTAAATATTATTTTATGTGGAGTGAAGGTGGTTGGGGAGGTCCCGATTACTCTGTAGCTTATGCTATTTCCGATTCTCCGTTCGGACCTTTTAAACGGGTAGCTAAGATTCTGCAACAAGATCCTTCGGTAGCTACCAGTGCCGGTCATCATTCATTACTGCATGCTCCCGGAACAGATGATTATTATATAGTCTATCATCGTCGTCCACTGAATGATAATGCACGCGATCATCGTGTGACATGCATTGATAAAATGACGTTTGATAAGGATGGATTTATTAATCCTGTAAAGATGACTTTCGAAGGAGTGCCTGCACAAAAGATTAAGAAGTCTAAAAAGAAATAG
- a CDS encoding glycoside hydrolase family 31 protein: MKHLTVYFLLALQGVLFSFSLSAATPQNAIAYHDGNVRFSVLTDGVIRMEWSPSGSFTDDPSFVAIHRNLPVPKYTVQNKNATVVISTARMKLKYKKGQGPFTKDNLTITSAKGMFPFQWTPGTIQKGNLKGTDRTLDGFEGDHNIYSHQDMKLEDGLLSTDGWTLIDDSKNFLFDNSEWAWVKEREHKDGQDWYFMAYGHDYKAALKDFTVFAGKVPLPPRYAFGYWWSRYWSYSDKEMRQLVDNFHTYNIPLDVLVVDMDWHYTDPGFGGWTGWTWNRRLFPDPAKFLGYLKSNDLKITLNLHPADGVAPYEEKYPEMAQWMGVDTAKQERIPWVVSDKRFINGMFNKVLRPMEKQGVDFWWLDWQQWMYDKKVDSLSNTWWINYVFFSDMERNRDTRPMLYHRWGGLGNHRYQIGFSGDAVISWKSLEFQPYFTNCASNVLYGYWSHDIGGHMFKGGDKEILDPELFTRWMQYGALTPVMRTHSTKNSVLNKELWNFKGDYFEALRNSILFRYQLAPYIYTMARETYDNGISICRPMYYDYPEAKEAYDFKSEYMFGDQILVAPITTPMQNGLSTVKVWLPEGNDWFEWTTGTLLKGGQIIERSFTLTEYPVYVKAGSVLPLYNRVKNLNSNSEEIIVNIFPGENGSFTFYEDNGNDKYYANEYARTRMYTERKENHLTVTVGPRQGKYRNMPTDRQFKIKVLGSAIPETITINGNRAEYEYIGDELALLITIPQTACDQEKTIEIQYSTSIPELNDGIVSQFKRFSKAITALKYRDAGIVLTPTMGATEATSIALTYSPERFNELIETFKRNYSQMPEMLKEQKLNEANSQWFMKAIGWKK, encoded by the coding sequence ATGAAACATTTAACAGTCTATTTTTTATTGGCATTGCAAGGAGTTCTGTTCAGTTTTTCGCTTTCGGCCGCAACTCCCCAAAATGCAATAGCCTATCATGATGGTAACGTGCGTTTTAGCGTCCTTACAGATGGGGTAATCCGTATGGAGTGGAGTCCTTCGGGTTCGTTTACCGACGATCCCTCTTTTGTAGCAATCCACCGCAATCTACCTGTTCCCAAGTACACAGTACAAAATAAAAATGCTACGGTAGTGATCAGTACCGCCCGAATGAAACTAAAATATAAGAAAGGTCAAGGCCCCTTTACGAAAGATAATTTAACGATCACATCAGCTAAAGGGATGTTCCCCTTTCAATGGACACCCGGAACAATACAAAAAGGAAATTTGAAAGGGACAGACCGTACATTGGATGGTTTTGAAGGAGACCACAATATATACAGCCACCAAGATATGAAGCTGGAAGACGGTCTTCTATCGACAGACGGATGGACCTTGATTGATGATTCAAAGAATTTCTTATTTGACAATTCGGAATGGGCCTGGGTAAAAGAACGTGAACACAAAGACGGACAAGACTGGTATTTTATGGCTTACGGGCATGATTACAAAGCTGCCTTAAAAGATTTTACTGTATTTGCCGGTAAAGTACCTCTTCCACCCCGTTATGCATTCGGTTATTGGTGGTCAAGATATTGGAGCTACTCAGACAAAGAAATGCGCCAATTAGTAGATAATTTCCACACTTATAATATCCCCTTGGATGTATTGGTAGTAGACATGGACTGGCATTATACCGATCCGGGATTCGGCGGATGGACAGGCTGGACTTGGAACCGCAGGCTATTTCCCGATCCCGCCAAATTTCTGGGTTATCTGAAAAGCAATGACCTGAAAATCACACTAAACCTGCATCCTGCCGATGGTGTAGCTCCATATGAAGAAAAATATCCGGAAATGGCACAATGGATGGGAGTAGATACAGCTAAACAGGAACGTATTCCCTGGGTGGTTTCGGACAAACGCTTTATAAACGGTATGTTCAACAAGGTACTCCGCCCGATGGAAAAACAGGGAGTGGACTTCTGGTGGCTCGATTGGCAACAATGGATGTATGATAAAAAAGTAGACAGCCTCAGCAATACCTGGTGGATCAATTATGTTTTCTTCTCAGACATGGAACGCAACCGTGACACTCGCCCGATGCTCTACCACCGCTGGGGAGGACTGGGCAATCACCGCTATCAGATTGGCTTCTCGGGAGATGCCGTCATCTCTTGGAAATCACTCGAATTCCAACCTTACTTTACCAACTGCGCTTCCAATGTGCTATACGGCTACTGGAGTCATGACATCGGAGGCCACATGTTCAAGGGAGGAGACAAAGAAATACTCGACCCGGAACTCTTTACCCGTTGGATGCAATATGGTGCCTTAACACCTGTAATGCGCACACACTCTACAAAGAATTCAGTTCTAAATAAAGAATTATGGAATTTCAAGGGAGATTATTTCGAAGCATTACGCAACTCCATTCTGTTCCGTTATCAACTGGCTCCTTATATCTATACAATGGCGCGTGAAACTTATGACAACGGTATTTCTATCTGTCGTCCAATGTACTATGATTATCCGGAAGCCAAAGAGGCATACGATTTCAAGAGTGAATACATGTTTGGCGATCAAATTCTGGTAGCACCTATCACCACCCCCATGCAGAACGGACTTTCTACTGTAAAAGTATGGTTACCCGAAGGAAACGACTGGTTTGAATGGACCACCGGAACCCTATTGAAAGGCGGACAGATAATAGAACGTTCGTTTACCCTAACCGAATATCCGGTTTACGTAAAAGCCGGTTCCGTACTGCCACTTTACAACCGTGTGAAGAATCTTAATAGTAATAGCGAAGAGATTATCGTAAACATATTCCCTGGAGAAAATGGTTCATTTACCTTTTATGAAGATAATGGTAATGATAAATATTATGCCAATGAATATGCTCGTACCCGGATGTACACTGAACGGAAAGAGAACCACTTAACTGTAACGGTAGGTCCTCGCCAAGGTAAGTATCGCAATATGCCAACCGACCGCCAATTTAAAATCAAGGTTTTGGGTTCTGCCATTCCGGAGACAATCACTATTAATGGTAATAGAGCTGAATATGAGTACATCGGCGATGAATTAGCCTTATTGATCACCATCCCTCAAACAGCATGTGATCAGGAAAAAACAATAGAAATCCAATACTCGACCTCCATTCCGGAATTAAACGACGGTATCGTTTCACAGTTCAAACGATTCAGCAAAGCAATCACTGCTTTAAAATACCGGGACGCCGGAATTGTATTGACGCCTACTATGGGAGCAACCGAAGCTACCAGCATTGCATTAACCTACTCGCCGGAACGTTTTAACGAACTGATAGAAACGTTTAAAAGAAACTACAGTCAAATGCCGGAGATGCTCAAAGAACAGAAACTGAACGAAGCCAATAGCCAATGGTTTATGAAGGCAATCGGCTGGAAGAAATAA
- a CDS encoding catalase: MENKKLTAANGRPIADNQNSQTAGPRGPIMLQDPWLIEKLAHFDREVIPERRMHAKGSGAYGTFTVTHDITKYTRAAIFSQVGKQTECFVRFSTVAGERGAADAERDIRGFAMKFYTEEGNWDLVGNNTPVFFLRDPLKFPDLNHAVKRDPRNNMRSANNNWDFWTLLPEALHQVTITMSPRGIPASYRHMHGFGSHTYSFLNAENKRIWVKFHLKTMQGIKNLTDQEAEAIIAKDRESHQRDLYESIERGDFPKWKFQIQLMTEEEADNYRINPFDLTKVWPHKDFPLQDVGILELNRNPENYFAEVEQSAFNPMNIVEGIGFSPDKMLQGRLFSYGDAQRYRLGVNSEQIPVNKPRCPFHAFHRDGAMRVDGNYGSAKGYEPNSYGEWQDSPEKKEPPLKVHGDVFNYNEREYDDDYYSQPGDLFRLMPADEQQLLFENTARAMGDAELFIKQRHVRNCYKADPAYGTGVAQALGIDLEEALKE, encoded by the coding sequence ATGGAAAATAAAAAACTCACAGCAGCTAATGGTCGTCCTATCGCCGACAACCAAAACAGCCAGACAGCAGGACCTCGCGGGCCTATTATGTTACAAGACCCATGGTTGATTGAAAAACTTGCTCATTTCGACCGTGAAGTTATCCCTGAACGCCGTATGCATGCCAAAGGCTCCGGAGCTTACGGTACATTTACCGTCACACATGATATCACCAAGTACACACGAGCAGCTATTTTCAGTCAAGTAGGCAAGCAAACAGAATGTTTTGTACGTTTCTCCACTGTAGCAGGAGAACGCGGAGCTGCTGATGCAGAACGCGATATCCGGGGATTTGCCATGAAGTTTTATACAGAAGAAGGAAACTGGGATTTGGTAGGTAACAATACTCCCGTCTTCTTCTTACGCGACCCGCTAAAATTTCCTGATTTAAATCATGCTGTAAAACGCGATCCACGCAACAACATGCGTAGCGCTAACAATAATTGGGATTTCTGGACCCTGTTACCCGAGGCTCTTCATCAGGTAACTATCACCATGAGTCCGCGTGGCATTCCGGCTTCCTATCGCCACATGCACGGATTCGGCAGCCATACTTACAGTTTCCTAAACGCAGAAAACAAACGAATTTGGGTTAAGTTTCATCTAAAGACTATGCAGGGCATTAAAAACCTGACTGATCAGGAAGCTGAAGCAATCATCGCCAAAGATCGTGAATCGCATCAACGTGACCTATACGAAAGCATCGAACGGGGTGATTTCCCAAAATGGAAGTTCCAGATTCAGTTGATGACTGAAGAAGAAGCAGATAACTATCGTATCAATCCGTTCGACCTTACCAAGGTTTGGCCACACAAAGATTTCCCATTGCAAGATGTAGGTATTCTTGAATTGAACCGTAATCCGGAAAACTATTTTGCAGAGGTAGAACAATCGGCTTTCAATCCGATGAATATTGTTGAAGGTATCGGCTTCTCTCCCGACAAGATGTTGCAAGGACGATTATTTTCTTATGGTGATGCACAACGCTACCGATTGGGTGTAAACTCAGAGCAGATACCGGTAAACAAGCCACGTTGTCCGTTCCACGCCTTCCATCGTGACGGAGCAATGCGAGTGGACGGAAACTATGGTTCAGCCAAAGGTTATGAACCGAATAGTTATGGCGAATGGCAAGACTCGCCTGAGAAAAAAGAACCGCCTTTAAAAGTTCACGGAGATGTATTCAACTATAACGAACGTGAATATGATGACGATTACTACAGTCAGCCGGGTGATTTGTTCCGACTGATGCCTGCGGATGAACAACAATTATTGTTTGAAAATACCGCACGCGCCATGGGTGACGCAGAATTGTTCATCAAACAACGGCATGTACGCAACTGCTACAAAGCTGATCCGGCTTATGGCACAGGAGTAGCTCAAGCATTAGGTATTGATCTGGAAGAAGCCTTGAAAGAATAA